A portion of the Halodesulfovibrio aestuarii DSM 17919 = ATCC 29578 genome contains these proteins:
- the purM gene encoding phosphoribosylformylglycinamidine cyclo-ligase, whose translation MSEDRSRAYTEAGVDINAGNALVDRIKHVVADTHTKGVLSDIGGFGGLFKPDLSGMEEPVLVSGTDGVGTKLKLAFMFDKHDTVGIDLVAMSVNDILVQGAKPLFFLDYFATGKLDVDKAEQVVAGVAAGCRMSKMALLGGETAEMADMYEEGEYDLAGFCVGMVDNANIVDGSDIRVGDAIIGLGSTGIHSNGYTLVRKLFEESGLSGDDIMPGTDKKMSDVLLEPTAIYTEIVGVLMRDFNLKGMVHVTGGGFYDNIPRVLHSSVRASISFGSWDVLPVFNWLKEQGDLSWPEMLQIFNCGIGYAIIVNADDKDDVMSRLEAMNQDAWVIGSIEKRDDQEVEQVDVVFS comes from the coding sequence ATGTCTGAAGATCGTTCAAGAGCGTATACCGAAGCAGGTGTTGATATTAATGCAGGAAACGCCCTTGTTGATAGAATTAAGCACGTTGTAGCCGATACCCATACGAAAGGTGTACTTTCTGATATTGGTGGCTTCGGTGGCTTATTCAAACCGGATCTGTCGGGTATGGAAGAGCCTGTGCTCGTGTCCGGAACCGATGGTGTTGGAACTAAGCTCAAGCTGGCCTTCATGTTCGACAAACATGATACAGTAGGTATCGACCTCGTTGCCATGAGCGTTAATGATATTCTGGTTCAGGGTGCAAAGCCACTCTTTTTCCTTGATTATTTCGCCACAGGTAAGCTTGATGTAGATAAAGCCGAGCAGGTGGTTGCCGGAGTGGCTGCGGGGTGCCGTATGTCCAAGATGGCTCTGCTGGGCGGAGAAACAGCTGAAATGGCTGATATGTATGAAGAAGGTGAGTACGACCTTGCCGGATTCTGTGTTGGCATGGTGGATAATGCCAATATCGTAGATGGGTCTGATATTCGTGTAGGTGATGCGATTATCGGTCTTGGTTCTACTGGTATCCATTCAAATGGATACACTCTCGTACGTAAACTTTTTGAAGAAAGCGGGCTCTCCGGTGATGATATCATGCCGGGTACAGACAAAAAAATGTCTGATGTGTTGCTTGAACCTACCGCCATTTATACAGAAATAGTAGGCGTGCTTATGCGAGATTTTAATCTCAAAGGCATGGTGCATGTGACCGGCGGTGGCTTCTACGACAATATCCCTCGCGTGCTTCATTCTTCCGTGCGCGCTTCTATCTCCTTTGGCTCATGGGATGTGCTTCCAGTATTTAACTGGTTGAAAGAGCAGGGTGATTTGAGCTGGCCGGAAATGCTGCAGATTTTTAACTGTGGTATCGGATATGCGATTATTGTGAACGCTGACGATAAGGACGATGTTATGTCCCGTCTCGAAGCAATGAATCAGGATGCATGGGTTATCGGCAGCATTGAAAAGCGCGATGACCAGGAAGTTGAACAGGTTGATGTGGTTTTTTCATAA
- a CDS encoding GNAT family N-acetyltransferase has protein sequence MKIEITHSCPNYSSYRAACVKSLFNVDAGNSFSLIADLPIEEDGWQVGLVIGPSGSGKSSIGSALSADGFTMHQERAWPDDAPIIDVIAPEGDWQAVTGALSAVGLGDVPAWLRPYRVLSTGEKFRAELARIVSEKPERIVIDEFSSVVDRQIAKVGAHAFAKAWRRTSGKAVLLSCHYDILEWVQPDWVFDTATGKFCRRCLQRPPIELEIRQTGWEWWEHFAPHHYLKLPHMIAATCYVGFVNGEPVAHLAVSTRSRNEARACRLVVMPEWQGAGVGLRFLNAVCDMWRRGENRYERPMPVLFHTSHPGLAAALRRQPKWCQVSAKLYGANKARCARSLAKSADRRGKKKTAMSGYGGHFRAVQGFRYMGDIPCE, from the coding sequence ATGAAAATAGAAATTACTCATTCATGCCCAAATTATTCATCATACCGCGCTGCCTGTGTGAAGTCCTTATTTAATGTTGATGCGGGGAATAGCTTCTCATTAATAGCTGACCTGCCAATTGAAGAAGATGGCTGGCAAGTTGGTCTTGTCATCGGTCCTTCAGGTTCCGGCAAGTCGTCAATCGGAAGCGCGCTTTCCGCGGACGGATTCACAATGCATCAAGAGCGGGCTTGGCCAGACGATGCACCTATTATTGATGTTATCGCACCGGAGGGTGATTGGCAGGCCGTGACAGGGGCATTGTCCGCTGTAGGGCTAGGAGATGTCCCCGCATGGCTTCGCCCATACCGCGTGCTTTCAACAGGCGAAAAGTTCAGAGCGGAGCTTGCACGAATTGTAAGCGAAAAGCCGGAGCGGATCGTTATTGATGAATTTTCCTCGGTTGTAGACCGCCAAATCGCCAAAGTCGGAGCACACGCCTTTGCCAAGGCATGGCGCAGAACATCAGGCAAGGCCGTATTGCTCTCTTGTCATTATGACATTCTAGAATGGGTGCAACCCGACTGGGTGTTTGATACGGCAACAGGTAAGTTTTGCCGGAGGTGTCTTCAACGACCACCAATTGAATTGGAAATCAGACAGACAGGCTGGGAATGGTGGGAGCATTTTGCGCCGCATCATTATTTAAAGCTTCCGCACATGATTGCTGCTACCTGTTACGTTGGCTTTGTGAACGGGGAGCCCGTAGCGCATTTGGCTGTAAGCACCCGCTCAAGAAATGAAGCCAGAGCATGCCGCTTAGTAGTAATGCCGGAATGGCAGGGCGCGGGTGTAGGGCTACGGTTCCTAAATGCTGTTTGCGATATGTGGCGAAGGGGTGAGAATAGGTACGAAAGGCCGATGCCTGTTTTGTTTCATACCTCGCATCCCGGACTTGCCGCAGCACTTAGAAGGCAACCTAAATGGTGTCAGGTGAGCGCAAAGCTATATGGAGCCAATAAAGCCCGGTGTGCTCGTAGCTTAGCAAAAAGCGCTGATCGAAGAGGGAAGAAGAAAACGGCCATGTCAGGTTACGGCGGGCACTTCAGGGCTGTCCAAGGCTTCCGCTACATGGGGGATATCCCATGCGAGTAA
- a CDS encoding cob(I)yrinic acid a,c-diamide adenosyltransferase produces the protein MILVNTGNGKGKTTASVGQAIRALGQEHTVAFGQFMKRDSQAGEQYMLHKLLGNLFFAPGDGFLTKPEQFAKHRATSEKLIWWAKERILDVDMLILDEVLYALSAKLITREELEEIIALARNNDTHLVLSGRNAPKWLIDEADLVTEMTEIKHHYKAGIPAQKGIEF, from the coding sequence ATGATTCTCGTTAACACCGGAAACGGTAAGGGCAAAACAACAGCATCGGTCGGTCAGGCTATTCGAGCACTGGGGCAGGAGCATACCGTTGCGTTTGGACAATTTATGAAGCGGGATAGTCAGGCCGGTGAGCAGTATATGTTACACAAGCTGCTGGGAAATCTCTTTTTTGCACCAGGTGACGGTTTCCTCACCAAACCTGAACAATTTGCTAAGCATCGGGCAACCTCTGAAAAGCTTATCTGGTGGGCAAAAGAGCGCATCCTTGACGTTGATATGCTTATTCTTGACGAGGTGCTCTATGCCCTTTCTGCCAAGCTTATTACCCGTGAGGAACTGGAAGAAATAATAGCACTGGCAAGAAACAACGACACCCACTTAGTGCTTTCAGGCCGAAATGCTCCCAAATGGCTTATTGATGAGGCAGATCTTGTTACCGAGATGACAGAAATAAAGCACCATTACAAAGCAGGCATTCCGGCACAGAAGGGAATAGAATTTTAA
- a CDS encoding Com family DNA-binding transcriptional regulator produces the protein MRKEIRCGNCNRLLAKGTATDLEIKCPRCGAINHVSDTSTEQERRDRP, from the coding sequence ATGAGAAAAGAAATCCGATGCGGTAACTGTAACCGCCTATTAGCGAAAGGCACAGCAACAGACCTTGAAATAAAATGTCCACGTTGCGGGGCAATTAACCATGTGAGTGACACGAGCACCGAACAGGAACGGCGTGACCGTCCGTAA
- a CDS encoding formyltransferase family protein has translation MRVIIIGQGWLAAEVLKGISAVEGVKVIAVTSERCGDRFAKAANDFNVPLIATLGDLPDCDVILAAHCHRFVSRVVRDKAKHGVLAYHPSLLPRHRGKDAIHWTLAMKDSIAGGTVYKVDDGADTGEIIAQDWCHVAADDTPQSLWRRALAPMGVRLLIEAITQLKNTGQLSTQKQDESYATWEPSLSRFQLKYT, from the coding sequence ATGCGAGTAATCATTATAGGGCAAGGCTGGCTAGCCGCTGAAGTTCTGAAAGGGATCAGCGCGGTCGAAGGAGTAAAAGTTATTGCGGTCACATCCGAAAGATGCGGTGACCGTTTTGCGAAAGCCGCTAATGATTTTAATGTGCCATTAATTGCAACGTTGGGAGACTTACCAGACTGCGACGTTATTCTAGCAGCTCATTGTCACCGTTTTGTATCAAGGGTTGTTAGGGATAAGGCAAAGCATGGTGTATTAGCATACCATCCGTCATTACTCCCTCGGCACCGGGGAAAAGATGCTATTCACTGGACGCTAGCAATGAAAGACTCCATTGCGGGCGGGACCGTATATAAGGTGGATGATGGAGCAGATACAGGTGAGATCATAGCTCAAGATTGGTGTCACGTTGCGGCGGATGATACCCCTCAATCCCTATGGCGTAGAGCACTCGCCCCAATGGGCGTAAGGCTGTTAATTGAAGCCATAACCCAGTTGAAAAATACCGGGCAGTTATCAACTCAAAAACAAGATGAAAGTTACGCAACATGGGAGCCGTCATTAAGCCGTTTCCAACTCAAATATACATAA
- a CDS encoding phage tail protein, which yields MSLFLTKAGLAALVEAEESGTKLQATHMALGDGHGSVPEHTTSSPSLINEVWRGALQSITINEQGDTDAGKQVVFEAHVPINAGGWYIREVALYAGDVLLAIGTHPVMWKPAPEEPTKMEHVIKAPVTFSNADSVSLIVDPAVVLASQAFVKDELAKHDGDPNAHSEMKTHMEDKGDPHGTIPDGGETGQVLLKQEDGSLAWGTVAGVPVGQLCFSTNGAALPGTVPVNVKQKVRCDLYPQLFEWMKGSTYLTDESAWDAEATAQDGTCGKYCWDGGDYFILPCYTRYFAAAHAGKEAGSWDGDAIRNITGRWEQAASGQSTKGTSAGAITALGLQRGQEAEGSSGPFNGFDFDASREVPIAEENRPKTSYVLPCIKAFDVPINAANVDIQALAQQVAAINGNKVDRSEWGEVNNKVDKSEWVELVPDRAWRFPNGLIIQTAPTGDIANNSVIAFPVAFNAPPFSVVLGDGAGANPNAVLSYDKYSFKVNTSGSAQAYYFAIGR from the coding sequence ATGTCATTATTTCTTACAAAAGCCGGGCTTGCCGCATTGGTTGAAGCTGAAGAAAGCGGCACTAAATTACAGGCAACTCATATGGCCTTGGGTGATGGTCATGGTTCAGTACCTGAGCACACAACAAGCTCGCCTTCGCTCATTAATGAGGTATGGCGGGGCGCATTGCAGTCCATCACCATTAATGAACAAGGCGATACTGATGCGGGTAAACAAGTTGTATTTGAAGCACATGTGCCTATTAACGCAGGTGGCTGGTATATCCGAGAGGTTGCCTTGTACGCGGGTGATGTGCTGCTAGCGATTGGTACACATCCGGTCATGTGGAAGCCAGCGCCGGAAGAACCAACAAAGATGGAGCATGTAATTAAGGCTCCTGTGACGTTTAGTAATGCTGATTCGGTATCACTTATTGTCGATCCGGCTGTTGTATTGGCCAGTCAGGCGTTCGTGAAGGATGAGCTAGCAAAGCATGATGGTGACCCTAACGCGCACTCTGAAATGAAAACGCATATGGAAGATAAAGGCGATCCTCACGGTACTATTCCTGACGGTGGCGAAACAGGACAAGTGCTTCTTAAACAGGAAGACGGGAGCCTCGCATGGGGAACAGTTGCAGGTGTTCCTGTCGGTCAATTGTGTTTCTCAACAAACGGCGCGGCTCTCCCCGGTACAGTTCCGGTCAACGTAAAGCAAAAAGTACGTTGTGACCTGTATCCGCAGTTGTTCGAATGGATGAAGGGCAGCACGTACTTGACCGATGAATCTGCATGGGACGCGGAAGCAACGGCGCAGGACGGCACATGCGGCAAGTACTGTTGGGATGGTGGGGACTACTTCATTTTGCCATGCTACACCCGCTATTTTGCGGCGGCACATGCTGGTAAAGAGGCTGGCTCTTGGGATGGAGATGCAATTCGGAACATCACAGGGCGCTGGGAACAGGCAGCAAGTGGACAGTCAACGAAAGGAACGTCGGCGGGCGCAATTACAGCTCTTGGCTTGCAACGAGGTCAAGAAGCAGAAGGCTCATCTGGTCCGTTCAACGGTTTTGATTTTGATGCTTCTCGCGAAGTTCCAATAGCCGAAGAAAATCGCCCAAAAACCTCCTACGTTTTGCCCTGCATTAAAGCGTTTGATGTGCCTATCAATGCCGCTAATGTAGACATTCAGGCATTAGCACAACAGGTGGCGGCTATTAATGGGAATAAAGTTGACCGTTCCGAGTGGGGGGAAGTTAATAATAAGGTGGATAAAAGCGAGTGGGTGGAGTTGGTGCCAGATAGAGCATGGCGGTTTCCAAACGGGCTTATTATCCAAACTGCACCTACAGGGGATATTGCAAATAACTCCGTTATTGCTTTTCCCGTTGCTTTTAACGCACCCCCATTCTCCGTTGTTCTTGGTGACGGGGCAGGTGCAAACCCTAATGCTGTTCTTTCCTATGACAAGTATTCGTTCAAAGTAAACACGAGTGGGTCTGCTCAAGCATATTACTTCGCTATTGGACGTTAG
- a CDS encoding baseplate assembly protein, which translates to MSSIFAQDIALDDTLQAKVAADGTLVLTNGVETGIQDIWLALRTYLGTLFYHKEFGSLVPDWIKEESSSSSRLAFALEVQRTIRTDPRVVVGSERCSVVAWDEAGITAEAVWCFIDQDHEYNLTFTVNETGKMKQVLADAKPNANTTSFKIA; encoded by the coding sequence GTGTCGAGTATTTTCGCCCAAGACATAGCTTTAGACGATACCTTGCAGGCCAAGGTGGCAGCAGATGGAACGCTGGTTCTGACCAATGGCGTTGAAACTGGCATTCAGGATATCTGGCTTGCGTTACGCACATACCTTGGCACCCTGTTTTATCACAAAGAGTTCGGCTCTCTTGTGCCGGACTGGATAAAAGAAGAGTCAAGTTCTTCTAGCAGGTTAGCGTTTGCATTGGAAGTGCAGCGCACCATTCGTACAGACCCGCGTGTGGTGGTCGGTTCCGAGCGGTGCAGCGTGGTGGCTTGGGACGAAGCAGGCATTACTGCTGAGGCCGTATGGTGTTTTATCGATCAAGACCATGAATACAACCTTACGTTTACTGTCAACGAAACCGGAAAAATGAAGCAGGTACTTGCCGATGCAAAACCAAATGCCAATACCACGTCTTTCAAAATCGCTTGA
- a CDS encoding twin-arginine translocase TatA/TatE family subunit, with amino-acid sequence MFGIGIPELLVILVLVLLVFGANKLPEIGGGLGRAIKNFKKATTEPDEIDVTPTSEKKKDEE; translated from the coding sequence ATGTTCGGTATCGGTATTCCAGAATTATTAGTTATTCTCGTCCTTGTTCTGCTCGTTTTCGGAGCCAACAAGCTTCCAGAAATCGGCGGAGGACTTGGCCGTGCCATTAAAAATTTCAAAAAGGCTACTACAGAGCCTGATGAAATTGATGTCACTCCAACTTCCGAAAAGAAAAAAGACGAAGAATAG
- a CDS encoding DUF554 domain-containing protein encodes MILPLGSLFNVACIVIGGTCGLALGGRLPERVRHIVFSGLGLCVLIIGVQMGMQSKNLLVLVFSVLLGSITGELLNLENMLTRAADKLKTLVKSNNSKFTEGFVSTSVLFCIGSMAILGSFEEGLRGEHTILFAKAILDGFAAMAFAATYGIGVLFSAIPVFLYQGSLTEFATYLQPIMTESMMTELTATGGALIIGIGISLLELRTISLTNMLPALLFAPIFAHFLG; translated from the coding sequence GTGATTCTTCCTCTTGGATCATTATTCAACGTCGCCTGTATCGTCATCGGGGGTACATGCGGCCTTGCGCTTGGTGGCCGTTTGCCTGAGCGGGTACGGCATATCGTATTTTCCGGTCTTGGTCTGTGCGTTCTTATCATCGGGGTTCAGATGGGGATGCAAAGTAAGAACCTGCTAGTTCTCGTTTTTAGCGTACTTTTAGGTTCCATCACAGGTGAATTGCTCAACTTGGAAAACATGCTGACGCGTGCCGCGGACAAACTTAAAACCCTCGTTAAATCGAATAACTCAAAATTTACTGAAGGCTTTGTTTCGACGTCCGTACTTTTCTGCATTGGCTCCATGGCAATTCTTGGTTCATTTGAAGAGGGGCTCCGCGGCGAGCACACCATATTATTTGCAAAAGCTATCCTTGATGGATTCGCGGCTATGGCTTTTGCCGCCACCTACGGCATTGGCGTCTTATTTTCAGCCATTCCTGTTTTTCTTTATCAGGGGAGTCTCACAGAGTTCGCCACCTACTTGCAACCAATCATGACCGAAAGTATGATGACCGAGCTCACAGCAACCGGTGGTGCCCTAATTATCGGGATAGGCATCAGCCTGCTTGAGCTCCGCACAATTTCACTGACCAATATGCTTCCCGCTCTCCTCTTTGCGCCAATTTTTGCTCATTTCCTAGGATAG
- the amrS gene encoding AmmeMemoRadiSam system radical SAM enzyme: MHLARLWRPLGKSEDSAPTNVQCRLCSHFCNIAPDHTGICGVRKNINGKLFTLVFDKVAAANLDPVEKKPLYHFLPGTNTFSFGTVGCNLSCSFCQNYSLSTTPRLTGCITGQLTKPEHIIELALESGAESIAYTYSEPTIFFELMAETAALAIKHGLKNIMVSNGFQSPECLAELKDLIHACNIDLKAASESFYHTICGAHIRPVLQNLKTIRNMGWWLEVTTLVIPEENDNKKELTTIARFINDELGSDTPWHISRFYPTYKMQNHFPTPLETLEQAADIGKKAGLHYVYIGNVQGHNGRDTHCPECGHTVIPRKGYTAAKGDYSTCPTCKAKIAGIWSTHDSR; the protein is encoded by the coding sequence ATGCACCTTGCGAGACTATGGAGACCTCTAGGTAAGTCGGAAGATTCTGCACCTACCAACGTTCAGTGCAGACTTTGCAGCCACTTTTGCAATATTGCACCGGATCATACCGGAATCTGTGGTGTACGTAAAAACATAAATGGTAAACTGTTTACTCTTGTGTTCGATAAAGTAGCGGCCGCCAACTTAGATCCTGTTGAGAAAAAACCGCTGTACCACTTTCTTCCCGGAACAAACACGTTCTCGTTCGGCACAGTGGGCTGCAACCTGTCATGTTCATTTTGCCAGAACTATTCGCTCTCAACAACACCCCGGCTAACCGGATGCATTACAGGGCAACTGACCAAGCCTGAACATATTATCGAGCTGGCACTTGAATCTGGTGCAGAGTCTATCGCCTATACATACTCTGAACCAACCATTTTTTTTGAACTCATGGCAGAAACAGCAGCACTTGCCATAAAGCATGGTTTAAAAAATATTATGGTCTCCAACGGATTCCAGTCTCCTGAATGCCTTGCAGAACTAAAAGACCTAATCCATGCCTGCAATATAGACCTGAAGGCCGCATCAGAGTCATTCTACCACACTATTTGTGGAGCACATATCCGCCCCGTACTTCAGAACTTAAAAACCATCCGCAATATGGGATGGTGGCTGGAAGTAACCACACTGGTCATCCCGGAAGAAAACGACAACAAAAAAGAACTCACAACCATTGCCCGTTTTATTAACGATGAGCTCGGCAGTGACACTCCGTGGCACATTTCCCGATTCTATCCAACATATAAAATGCAGAACCACTTTCCAACTCCACTGGAAACGCTAGAACAAGCCGCTGATATTGGCAAAAAAGCTGGATTGCATTATGTATACATAGGAAATGTGCAAGGACACAACGGACGCGATACCCATTGTCCTGAATGTGGTCACACTGTAATACCACGTAAGGGCTACACCGCAGCTAAAGGCGATTATTCAACCTGTCCAACCTGCAAGGCAAAAATTGCAGGCATATGGAGTACTCATGATTCTCGTTAA
- a CDS encoding phage tail protein yields the protein MKSIFWKYFKDVLGWALIHSPGPISVIAKGVALVFDDIREDIFWLRDQLNPLTCEEQNLPTHGATRGISRHPLESTDQYRKRVVKAYAWHRQGGKAEGMPQILKHYGYNGCTFYNCRKDDAAKWAEFKTQIPVPERGLEANDYALVTWAVQETKPARSKLSALQTHTVTQGTVNASGTLLLGSVVTLEPEKPKDAVLDITISSGCGLHTITTTSLG from the coding sequence TTGAAAAGTATCTTCTGGAAATACTTTAAGGATGTGCTTGGGTGGGCGCTTATCCATTCACCGGGTCCTATTTCAGTCATCGCGAAAGGTGTTGCACTGGTTTTTGACGATATCCGTGAAGATATTTTCTGGCTTCGGGATCAGCTCAACCCGCTGACTTGTGAGGAACAGAATCTTCCAACACACGGCGCTACTCGTGGGATATCCCGGCATCCGTTGGAATCAACTGACCAGTATAGAAAGCGGGTAGTGAAAGCGTATGCTTGGCATCGGCAAGGCGGTAAGGCCGAAGGCATGCCGCAGATATTGAAGCACTACGGGTATAATGGATGCACCTTCTATAACTGCCGGAAGGACGACGCCGCTAAGTGGGCAGAGTTTAAAACGCAAATTCCAGTACCAGAGCGTGGACTAGAAGCTAACGATTACGCGCTGGTTACTTGGGCAGTTCAGGAGACAAAGCCTGCTCGTTCAAAGCTTTCGGCATTGCAAACGCATACAGTGACACAAGGCACGGTGAACGCTTCAGGTACATTGCTTCTTGGCTCGGTTGTTACCTTGGAGCCAGAAAAGCCGAAAGACGCTGTCTTGGATATAACTATTTCTTCAGGCTGTGGCCTGCATACAATCACAACAACAAGTCTTGGATAA
- a CDS encoding baseplate J/gp47 family protein: protein MPIPRLSKSLDDCRQMLFARIEEVQDEYQAKGWLPRRLNLNKGVVRGLIELFAWGIYQLYQLLEATFRQGFAKHADAEWLDLHADQVEQPRKQATKARGNIEFGREGDQGNTVIPKGRILRTKPDGKGQVYRYVTTKDMVLPDGVSNVMVPVEAEEYGSASNLTAGQYLELVTPVSGITKITVKADWLTQEGADTEADHKLTPRIPLAWLGNNGVTKHAYESWVMPVTGVVACRVLDQHPRGQGTVDVIIKGTAGIPTNELLEAVRQAINENYPVNDDWEVRAPQSVAVALSATLQCYPDTQLEEIKLKAEERVRALFTDPTAVVGITPLQIGEDLTKDRLVAAIMAVPGIKQITWSGAADFPVMQDGLAVLSSITLTATAASES from the coding sequence ATGCCAATACCACGTCTTTCAAAATCGCTTGATGACTGCCGCCAGATGCTCTTTGCCCGCATTGAGGAAGTGCAGGACGAGTATCAGGCCAAGGGGTGGCTGCCACGAAGACTTAACCTGAATAAAGGCGTGGTGCGTGGCCTTATTGAATTGTTCGCATGGGGCATCTATCAGCTTTACCAGTTATTGGAAGCAACATTTCGGCAAGGTTTTGCAAAGCATGCTGATGCGGAGTGGCTAGACCTTCATGCGGATCAGGTGGAGCAACCACGTAAACAGGCCACTAAAGCTAGAGGTAATATTGAGTTTGGCCGGGAAGGTGATCAGGGCAATACCGTTATTCCAAAAGGCCGTATATTGCGGACAAAGCCGGACGGCAAAGGGCAAGTGTACCGCTATGTGACCACAAAAGACATGGTTCTTCCGGACGGTGTAAGCAACGTGATGGTTCCGGTCGAAGCCGAAGAGTACGGCAGCGCAAGCAACCTGACAGCAGGACAGTACCTTGAGCTTGTGACGCCTGTTTCCGGCATCACGAAAATCACAGTTAAGGCGGATTGGCTTACGCAGGAAGGCGCGGACACCGAAGCCGATCATAAGCTTACACCGCGTATTCCTCTTGCATGGCTTGGTAACAACGGCGTTACAAAGCACGCCTATGAAAGTTGGGTAATGCCTGTAACGGGGGTAGTTGCCTGCCGCGTGCTTGATCAACACCCACGTGGGCAAGGTACCGTGGACGTTATCATAAAAGGTACAGCCGGAATTCCCACAAATGAGCTGCTTGAAGCTGTACGCCAAGCCATTAATGAAAACTATCCTGTAAATGATGACTGGGAAGTGCGCGCACCACAATCCGTAGCCGTGGCACTTAGCGCTACGCTTCAGTGCTACCCTGATACCCAATTAGAAGAAATTAAGCTCAAGGCAGAAGAACGTGTCCGGGCATTGTTTACTGACCCGACCGCTGTCGTTGGAATTACGCCGTTACAAATCGGGGAAGACCTGACGAAAGATAGATTAGTTGCTGCCATTATGGCGGTGCCGGGCATTAAACAAATTACTTGGAGTGGGGCGGCAGACTTTCCCGTTATGCAAGACGGACTTGCTGTATTATCCAGCATAACCCTAACGGCAACAGCCGCGTCGGAAAGCTAG